CATGGAAGAGGGTGTATTCCCACACGCCAGAAGCCTTTTTGAGCCGAGTGAACTAGAAGAAGAGCGCCGGCTCTGCTATGTGGGTATGACTCGCGCCAAGCAGCAGCTGTATATGATCCATGCATCATCTAGAACACTGTATGGCAAAACCCAGCACAATGTTCCCTCAAGGTTTATATCAGACATTCCAGAAGAAATCATCGAACAGCCGCTTGGGTCTGGTGCTACAAGTGCAAGAGGGCAGGTTGCCCGAGAGAGCTTTGATACTGACTTCCCAGACGATGTTAGCAGTGTCAATGTCGCGACAGGTGACAAGGTCATTCACCCCACATTTGGTGTCGGTGTAGTGGAGAGAATAGACGATCTAGAGGCAGCTATAAGGTTTGAAAAATCAGGACTCAAAAATTTAAATCTTCAATATGCCCCTCTCAGGAAGTTTTAGGCTTATTTTTTAGCAAAATGAACAATTATATTGTTCATAAGAGGTTTGACAAAGACCCAGCAATGAAGCTAAAATAGATACAGATACAGAAACAAAAACAAAAGCCTTTTCCTATAAATAATCTATAAAGAGGCTTATTATTTTACCCAGAATTAAAACACCTTCCGGAACCCAACCTAGGGTTTATCGACCATTAGTTAGCAACAAAAAACACCGTCCTATAATGAGCCTATTGTCGGTCATGATGCTGTTTACATTCGTGATATTCTCGGCTGTATTTGGGCAATCACAAGTTTCAATTAATAATATTGCCCTTGCCGATGGCAAAGGGTTGGTAAGTATTTTTGCAGATGGGCAAAAGAAGACAATCGCCACCGATGCCAAGACAATTGGTGAGGC
This sequence is a window from Patescibacteria group bacterium. Protein-coding genes within it:
- a CDS encoding ATP-binding domain-containing protein, which gives rise to MESLIERIDYISYLQDGSISAEDRVENVQELLGVAKNYEDMDLETFLTEVALVSDLDSLDRNTQKVSLMTLHAAKGLEFDVVFMVGMEEGVFPHARSLFEPSELEEERRLCYVGMTRAKQQLYMIHASSRTLYGKTQHNVPSRFISDIPEEIIEQPLGSGATSARGQVARESFDTDFPDDVSSVNVATGDKVIHPTFGVGVVERIDDLEAAIRFEKSGLKNLNLQYAPLRKF